TATTATTGatggttttttttgtacatcttcatATATGAACACATAGCAACCAGTGATTTGCACATAGCAACAGCAGTCCACCTCCgtcataataaaaatatatttcacacattgcataaaaagcatttACTTCTCTGTAGAAATGTGTTAGTCTTTACAGAGATAAGAGTTTGGTTTTTGTAGGCGCAACTCATTTAACCTTAAATTACAGATCTCTTGTATCCTGACATGATTCTAATTTGAGCTTTATTACATCCAGGTGTTAAGAGAAATGACACTATATTAAAGGAATATAGGGGAATACTGGAATACTGTTTTTGTACTGCTATAAGTAGTTACTTACAGCTATCCTAGATTTTAGACCTTTCATCACCTGTGTGTTCCTGTTCTTTTGTTTGTGCAGATGACAGCCCAAGAAGTGCGCCTGTGTGGTCTTTTGCTGCAGGAGCACTTTGGAGAGGTGGTTGAGAAAGTGGGAACACACCTGCTCAAAAGTGGAGCACAAAATTTAAGAACAATCATTCATGAAACTGGCCTCTCAGTGGACTTGGTAAGGAGTACTACACCAACTCTGCCTCAGCTTGTTAGGCTTGttgattttatatttattgtctACACACCGTGTTCCAAAAGCTATGGCTTTATGGCCATTTATCTGGAGATTCTATTgtcttacatttttatttgttagaattattatttttacaaaacAACGGTATTATGACACAGGAGGAAAAGCATTAAAACTTCTGTCATACAGGCTAAGAAAACAACAGGGAGAATGAACAATTCATAAAATTAAACACCCAGTAATAAATAAGATAGAAACTAACCCTGGAAAAATCAAAGAATGTTTTGAACATTACTATCAAAAATTATATTCCCAACCCAAAGAATGTAGCAGTAAGGAAGCCATTGATACATTTTTAGCAAAATTGCAGCTGCCCCAATTTACAAACGACCAGAATATGAGACTCATATCAAATATAACTAAGGAATAAGTTGAACAGCCCATTAAAAGATTAAAGAATGGTAAAGCCCCTGGGGCGGACGGATTTAATTCAGAATGGTACAAAATTATGCAAGAACAACTAGTTTCAACATTggtaaaaacattcaactgggTGTTGGAAAAGAGAACTATACCGCCCTCATGGAATGAGGGTATAATTTCTATAATTGCTAAAGAGAATAAAGACAAATTAGAATGTGGGAATTATCGCCCAAAAAGTGTACTTAATATTGATTACAAACGCTTCACCTCCATAATCTGTAAGCCACCAGAGACAGTTTTACCAGAAATTATCCATAAAGACCAAACTGGTTTTATTAGACAAAGACAGACTCAAGACAATATTAGGAAAACTTTATTGATAATgaaatatgtgaaaaaaaaaagaaaaaaaaaagcgttCGACTCTGTGAGATGGGAATTTCTATATAAAGTCATGACCAAATTTGGCTTCCACCCTGGTATAATTGACACAGTCACTGCACTATACACCAGACCAACTGCTAGGATTGAAATCAATGGAGACTTGACAAAATCTATCAGTCTAGAAAGAGGAACCTGTCAAGGATGTGGAGCTTCCGCACTTCTGTTTTCTCTATTTGTAGAACCTTTAAGTCAATATATAAGATAAAGCGCAGAAATAACAGGGTTTCCCCTTGGGTTGGATGAGCAAAAATTTGCCCTATTTGCTGATGATATATTGATTTTCTTGACTAATCCAACTGAATCACTTTCAAATTTGATGAGATTGTTAGATGACTATGGGTTTTTTCAGGATATAAAATTAACATTAATAAAACTCAAGTATTAAAGCTTAACTACAATCCAAcaactaaaattaaaaacacatattaatgGAAATGGGACTCAGACCAGATCAAATATTTGTGGGTTGTGCTGACTGAAGATCCATCTAAACAGTTTGAAGCCAATTATGACCCTTTGCTCTCAACGATTAAGACAGACTTGCAAAGATGGAATACTGTTCCCTTCTTGACACTGTACTCTCGGCTGGAATCAGTTAGGATGAATGTCCTTCCTCGTTTACTGTATCTATTTCAAAGCTTACCAATTCGGATACCACAGAGACATTTTGAGGTATGGGACAGaatattggccaagtatatctggcaaaataaaagagcaagaattaaatataaaacaatgcaACTATTGAAAGAGAAAGGGGGCATTGGTTTACCATGCCTTCGTGACTATTATGTAGCCCAATTAAGACCCCTGATGTGTTTATGTTCACCAACCTATTCCTCAGGCTGTTGAAGGGACCGTTATAAATGGGGTGCCAATTATGGTACTTTTGGCAGATAAGAATTTAAGAAATAAAACTGGCATCTTGATTTGCcagttttaaaacattaaaacaaaaatatggatTAGGTCAAGACAATTTTTACAGGTATTTACAAGTCAGATATTATTTTgtcaaaacattaaaattataatAGAAAACAGTGAATTGGGCTTTGTGGAAACTTTTTCCACGTTAATAAAATCCCATTCTTTGAGTCACATGATATCCAAAATGTATAAGGCAATCCAGCATGGCAAAGAGACCAACTCAGAATACATTAAAAGAAGGTGGGAGACTGAGGGAAGTGAAGTTATCCCTAGTGAAAATTGGGCAAAAATGTGTCAACTGCAGTGGACCACAACAGTCTCCAATACATGGCGAGAGTTTGGATGGAGAAACTTGGTGAGATATTTTATTACCCCAATTCAAAAAAGGCACCAGGGAGTTCATTCATGTTGGAGGCTTTGTGAGACCTCTGGGGCTAATCATTATCACATCTTCTGGGAATGTAATGTACTAAGGTCATTTTGATGCTGTATTTGTAATCatataaattatgtttttggagCTAAAATCCCCTGTTCATTTCAGTGTATATATTTGGGAGATGTAAACACGCAAAATTGGAAGTCTGATATGAGACTGTTGGCAATTCTATTGATTGCTAGCAAAAAAGCAATTACAAGGAAATGGTTAAAGGTGGAACCACCATGACAGGAGGACTGGATCAGTATCGTCAATGAAATCTACATCATGGAAAAACTATCATTCACTTTGTGGATTCAAAGTGACAAGTTCTATGAGCAATGGTCAAAATGGACCGAATATGTTAAACCAACAAGATCTGACTTTTTGTAAGGTTCTGGAAGTACGATTGATACATGGATTTCCGGGGGGCCTCTAGGTCCGGTGGCGCTGGTGACTTTTCTGTTGACCCAAATTAAATCAACTACATACGTGAAAgtatatatattaaataataatagatagaagaattaaaaaatattataataataaataattagaCCAGCAAAGTGGCAAATAACGGTCTTTGGAGGAGTCGGGCAGCCCAGCGTTGCcgaaaaactgtacttaagtgCAATTGTCTAAATCTGGGGTACATTTGGGTACTCCCAGATCCGGTCCTTTTTGGACCCATGATATACtcatatatatcatatatatcctgttcttttttccttcctttctgGAACTCTTCCCATGTATGTgactttttgggggttttttcttttttttttctttgtttttgtttgtttctttgtttatgCTGCAttgttgttagaaaaaaaaaagactacatAACTACATATGACAGATGGCTCATTAGTGTAGGGGTTACACAGTTGTCTAACAAGCAAGCTTGCTTTGAccccaggaggagacacaatTCCCCTTAGATTGTGTCAGGAAAGGGGCATCAATATCAGCCAAATCATACATgtggagctacctgctgtggcaaCCCTTTGTGAATAAGGGAACAGTACAAAGTAGCATTTAAGGGCATATGGCAATTAGGTTGAACAGAGCTTTGCATAAAGAACAGAAGCAAAGATGTAGTTTTCTGAGCATAATACACTGGAAAAAAGGCAAGAAAGTGCACATAATTTGTAGTTACCTCATTCAATCCTACTTTCAccttattaattaaaaaagatttttttaaatggttaagCTGCAGTTCTTCTGCAGAGACCTTCATACTTGGTGGTGCGTAGTCTAACTCAGTGGATGTGGATTATAGGTATTAGCCTGCCATTAGTCACGCATTTTACACTATTATTAATCTCCTGtcaagttttggttttttaccTTTTTCAAAAATTTTACCTTTCTCAAAAAAAATTTGGAACTGGagacgacaacaacaacaacatctcaGATAGCAAACCAGACaaggaaaataaggaaaatgtctttttttggtGTGTTCTCTGTATTAGTGAAACAACTTGAATCGCGTTGCATTCTGTCTTTACCTGACTGTTGTCAGTTATATTGCATATCAAAGGAAGCAATAAactctttcatttatttatttccaaatCCAGGTGAAGAAGTCTCTATGTGTCCTCGTGCAGCACGGGGCCACTACGTTCAGTTCAGGCCGCAAAGGACCCGGGAGCCCCACAGAGTATCACACCAGCTGTGACCGAATCCTTAGGATTCTTCGCTACCCACGATACATCTACACTGCAAAAACCCTGTATGGTGACACAGGAGAGCTGATCATAGAGGAGTTACTACAGAGAGGCCACACGACGATGAGCAGCACCGTTAAAACGGTGGCAGACCGCCTCACGCAGAACATGGCAGGTCAGTGTTGGTATCAAGCAAAGAACACACACTTCTATCAGTGGATGTTTTGACAGCTGGACTTTGGTCTAGTAGATGGACATGCCGTTTGCTACAGccagtgtttaaatgtttgtgtggaaaaaaaaatgtcaggatTAGCAATTAGGATTTCAAATGAATATCTCCAAAAAACCTGGAGACCTGTGAGTCAACTAGAAGTCCTAATATCTCTTTTGACTTTATTAATGTTGGACTTTTGTTAGAGACACTAGTACTTGCACTATCTTCGTAATTTAGCTGTGTGGAAAGGGAATTAAATATGACTTTGCACGTGTTGTGAATACAAAGAGAGGTACACCACTTTTTCTCTGTTGTTGCTGCAGAGGGCCGCACCATGGATTACACTGAAGTGTCCTTGACTTTTTCCAAACTGGTGGAGACCCATTTTCTTCAGCGCTGCCCTCCATTGCCAGGAGTGGGAAATAAAGACAGTTCTGCTCCAAGTGAGACTCCTGCCACTCCTGGTACTCCGGCTGCTCCCGTTAACACTGCCCCACCCACACCAGAGAGCTTCCCAGAATGCTATAAGGTACCTAGTGTGACACTCATAGGGCGGGGCAAACGCCAGCTCGCCAGTGAGGATGGAGAGGAGCAAAGAAGCGCAAAAAGGGCCAAAATGGATCCAGAGGTTAGTTTTTGGAACCTTTTTGGTTACTTTAACAAATTTGCAATGTCCTCCGTCCATTATATCTACCTTACCGCTTATCGTTCATGTGACCTTTCATTTCTCCGTTTGTCTCTCATATGCTCTGCTTCATTCGGCTCAGACACATGGTGACGAGGGGATTTACTGGCAGGTGAATTTTGAACGGTTCCATCTCCACTTTAGAGATCAGACCATCATCAGTGCTGTCGCCAACAAGCTGGACCAGGTGATGggaaaaaatattataatttttgATTTAAGGACACTCATTTACTCTCTTGTGTTATGaagattatgatgatgatgattattgttCATTTATGTACACAGCACCTTTTTAACATGTggtttacaaagaaaaaaaaaatatgctgcaacattaaaaatgtaacaaatgtCCACAAAAAAACACAGTAGAGAAAAATAGAGTAGTTAGTTTATTAATAAAAGGTAGATTATGATCATACATTTAAAGCTGTTGCTGGTTTTGCAGACATTAGTAGTTCAGGCAGGAAGCTCCAGACCTGAGAGACCTTACTGAGAAAGCTTAGTCATTCATAAGAAAATATGGATGCCACTTTTATGTCTGAATCAAATTCAGAGTCATTATGAGTAGCGATGATATGAGCCTGCTCTTATTGTGAAAGAGCATGTTATAGTCACTGTATATGCATATACAGTATAGTATATGTGCATATACTTGAATGATTTATTATTGTGATTGATTAGGAATTTAATGACTAATTATCTTCTTAATCCTCACTATGCAGACTAGCAGTGAAATAGTGAGGACCATGCTGAGGATGAGTGaggtgacaacctcccccatgGCCACCTGCACAAAGCCCCTCTCAGCCAATGAGATCTTCAGGTCCCTTCCACCCAGCTACAACATCCTCAGACCCATCTTAGACCAGTACCTCACTCTGCTGGTGGATGACCCGGTATGACCTGCAAACACCATATTATGTtttctgatcttttttttttaaataaacaaaaaacaacatgtttatatcttcttttcctcttcttttttaagATGGAGTTCGTGGGGAAGGCTGGTGAAAGCGGAGGAGGGATGTTTGTTGTCAGTATCCTTTTTCAGATTTAAAAGGTCCTGAGCATTTTCCTGTGAACCAGCACACTGGTTGATATGATTAAATTCAGGAATTACAGTTGGTTTTCTAAACTCCTCTCTCAGATCTGCACAGAGCACTGGCCAATCTGGCACGGGCCACACTTGAGTCTGTAGTACAGGAGAGGTAAGCCAGTGTGTAtgttaaataatatatatagcTGTGAGTGTCCTATTATCACCAGCTTCATGTTACTGAAGTCACTCTTAATCTGACATCAGGTTTGGCTCCCGGTCGGCTCGCATCTTTCGTCTGTTGCTAAGAAAACGTCACCTGGAGCAGAAGCAGGTGGAGGATTTTGCTATGATTCCAGCCAAAGAGGCTAAAGACATGCTGTACACACTGCTGTCACAGAACCTGGTCCAGCTACAGGTATGTGGATGATGGACTGTTAGTTGTTTCCAAAGCCTGCTGCAgttttttaattgaaatatCTGTAACATTTGAAACGAATAAGAAGCCACAACAGTCactaaaatgaatttaaatgtcTGAAGTAGGGTCTCTTTGAGCCAGAATACTCTTCTATTAACACGAGTGACTGCTGTGAAAGGAAGTAAAAGAAGTAATccagagaaaacacacagataactcatccatccatgcatccatccatccattctcttccgttTATCCAGTTTAGGGTCGTGGGAGTGCTacagcctatcccagctgtcatagggcgagatgCGAGggacaccctggacaggttgccagtctgtcttTTGCAGGGCTAAcgcatagagacagacaaccattcacattcacaGAATCATCAATTAATCTAACCCCactaagtgcatgtctttgggctgTGGGGGAGGAAACCGgtgtacccagagagaacccacacaaacacagggagaacatgcaaactctacataactggttgtgccactcttggcagcaagaactgcaatcaagcatttgcaataactggcaatgagtctttcaaCATTGGGCCTCCTCACTGTGGAGGCCCAATGTTCTTTACagaaatattttaattcattcaaATTTGAGTTTTTTCCAGTACGAACAGCCAGTTTAAGGTCATGAAAAAgcatctcaattggattcaagtccgGACTTTGACTAAGCCTTTGTACAAGCTACTGCATAAACTGAGTGAGTCTTGGAtaatcaagatgtttttttggcaaatgtgagtcAAGGTTTGTGCTCTATTTGCTCAGCAGGTGTTTTGTTCTTGGATCTCTCTCAATGGCGCTCACTGTGATTCgctggagtcccaaagccttagaagtGGCTTGTAACCTTTTCCAGACATGCAAACCCCCCCCCGAAACCCAGGAAGAcaacaaatactttttcacagcactgtacttGCTCTTCATCTCACAGCAACCATTATACTTTGTTTTTTAGGAAATCCCAAAGACTCCTGACTACGCTCCCTCTCGCACCTTCTATCTTTACACTGTTAATCAACTCCCGACTGCAAGAATGCTGCTCCAGAACTGCTACAAGGTAAAACAATAAACTCATTACATGTAACCTTTAGAGTTCTGAGCAGAAGAAGACAGCTAATTGTCTTTCACTCTGGTTTTTGCCTTCGGTaacattttatctctgaataTTTTTCTTCTGCAGACCGTAGCCAACCTCATAGAGCGACGCCTCTTTGAGACCAAAGAGAGCAAGTGAGTCTTCATTAGTGATATATTTTGATGCATCTCACTGCAAGGCAGATAATATCTTTTGTCTGGTATGCACGTTGCCACAAAGAAATGGGTTGACAGTTTTTGGTTTACAGACGCTTGCTGGAGAAATCTCAGCGAATCGAAGCCATCTTGGCATCTCTGCAGGCCAGCGGGGCCGAGCCCGAGCAGCTAACTGAAGTCGAGGAGATGATCACTGCTCCTGAAAAGCAACAGCTGGATACCTTAAGGCTTCACATCAATAAGTAAGAAGACGAAACAAAAATTCTCTTTTCTAAAGGCGACAAGGCTCTTCGGTGGTCTAATGGAGTCCTTTTTTCACTGTGTCTTTTTCTCCTTTAGGTTAGATTCTGCAGAAAACCAAGTAGATGAAACCATCTTTCTTCTAGAGTCCTACATAAACTCAACCAATGCATCT
This sequence is a window from Oreochromis aureus strain Israel breed Guangdong linkage group 11, ZZ_aureus, whole genome shotgun sequence. Protein-coding genes within it:
- the polr3c gene encoding DNA-directed RNA polymerase III subunit RPC3, with the translated sequence MTAQEVRLCGLLLQEHFGEVVEKVGTHLLKSGAQNLRTIIHETGLSVDLVKKSLCVLVQHGATTFSSGRKGPGSPTEYHTSCDRILRILRYPRYIYTAKTLYGDTGELIIEELLQRGHTTMSSTVKTVADRLTQNMAEGRTMDYTEVSLTFSKLVETHFLQRCPPLPGVGNKDSSAPSETPATPGTPAAPVNTAPPTPESFPECYKVPSVTLIGRGKRQLASEDGEEQRSAKRAKMDPETHGDEGIYWQVNFERFHLHFRDQTIISAVANKLDQTSSEIVRTMLRMSEVTTSPMATCTKPLSANEIFRSLPPSYNILRPILDQYLTLLVDDPMEFVGKAGESGGGMFVVNLHRALANLARATLESVVQERFGSRSARIFRLLLRKRHLEQKQVEDFAMIPAKEAKDMLYTLLSQNLVQLQEIPKTPDYAPSRTFYLYTVNQLPTARMLLQNCYKTVANLIERRLFETKESKRLLEKSQRIEAILASLQASGAEPEQLTEVEEMITAPEKQQLDTLRLHINKLDSAENQVDETIFLLESYINSTNASS